The following are encoded in a window of Cinclus cinclus chromosome 34, bCinCin1.1, whole genome shotgun sequence genomic DNA:
- the ZBTB4 gene encoding zinc finger and BTB domain-containing protein 4 codes for MAPVVEVSDAGHCRALLLELNEQRLRGQFCDVTIIAEDTKFRAHKNVLAASSPFFKRALAQEPTSPSPAQVLELPDVQAGVFSDVLNFIYNSRLAVPSPAAARALGAVGRRLGIPSLQGLEAGPPPRDMNGTWTPPPPAGPAGDPRPPAAPVDLTCPARPGETATASGETAPTGGDTVTASPSAASPSSPSASLRCGLCGRGFSSAAALGFHAKLHRGRRGLCCRHCGKSFIHVKRLQTHEVGCRDGEGDADGDAGAVTTTAGVATAAAVAAPSAAAAPAEETTAAPKAAKKALLLRHRALEPGAEQEPLVKVVDGQVLYLCGVCQRSYMTLSSLKRHANVHSWRRKYPCRYCDKVFALAEYRTKHEVWHTGERRYQCIFCWDTFVTYYNLKTHQKAFHGISPGLIASEKTPNGGYRPKLNALKLYRLLPMRSHKRPYKTYSQGAVPDGAMLPPATPGDAAAAAAFPPAPRPEPASVIAYGRAAPSVIVRGGSGAASVIAYNGRAGEEPPGLPEGPAAAPVTPAVPIKKQVLRDYIEAQRAAAAAAEAAAAAAAPQNPSGGGNAGAGTGGGRTMTYVAKPAYAGSAAGEGLCQITVRIGEEAIVKRRISGTDLRGDGGGAEARRGDDDNDSDAEDRLWRPYYSYKAKRKASGGAAAPGAVTGAKKPRWRRKLRSLRRGPGDDGDDDDGGGGDARRRPRRRERHHPCRVCGKSFPALRKLRKHQRGHEAAATPGTSPATPSPPSGRVGRRPSLRFTCPSCAKVCKTAAALSRHAQRHRRRSPGSPRGSAEGSAPGSPRGSPAPPTVIAYTPPAAGKEETPVDKGGVPASPGVDGDDAVGDGDASGGFPVQEQPLALLRRAGGGDPEDGGGGTPRGDPRVPPAPPGFPLSFGPRLVAAYPFPFPLPLALVLPDPEPRPPPILGSLEGEGSGRGKRGGAPEGWEGAPKRFAPPKGPLPHYRDPSPPPRVGGPPPPPPPHLPPSAPYRHRSDIPAARTPGGGASVQGGPLVQL; via the exons ATGGCTCCGGTCGTGGAGGTGTCGGACGCCGGGCACTGCCGGgcgctgctgctggagctgaacGAGCAGCGCCTGCGAGGACAATTCTGCGACGTCACCATCATCGCCGAGGACACCAAATTCCGCGCCCATAAAAACGTCCTGGCCGCCTCCAGCCCCTTCTTCAAACGAGCGCTGGCCCAGGAGCCCACCAGCCCCTCACCCGCCCAGGTGTTGGAGCTGCCGGACGTCCAAGCCGGCGTTTTCTCCGACGTCCTCAACTTCATCTACAACTCTCGCTTGGCCGTTCCGTCTCCGGCGGCCGCGCGGGCGTTGGGAGCCGTGGGCCGGCGCCTCGGCATCCCCTCGCTGCAAGGGCTGGAAGCCGGACCCCCGCCGCGGGATATGAACGGCACCTGGACCCCCCCACCaccggcggggccggcgggggaTCCCCGCCCTCCCGCGGCCCCCGTGGACCTCACCTGCCCGGCACGGCCCGGCGAGACGGCCACGGCGAGCGGCGAGACGGCGCCGACGGGCGGGGACACGGTGACGGCGTCTCCTTCTGCGGCGTCGCCGTCGTCGCCGTCGGCGTCGCTGCGTTGCGGGCTGTGCGGCCGCGGTTTCAGCTCGGCCGCCGCGCTGGGTTTCCACGCCAAACTGCACCGCGGGCGCCGCGGGTTGTGCTGCCGGCACTGCGGCAAGAGCTTCATCCACGTCAAGCGCCTGCAGACGCACGAGGTCGGCTGTCGCGACGGGGAAGGCGACGCCGACGGCGACGCCGGCGCCGTCACCACAACCGCTGGCgtcgccaccgccgccgccgtcGCCGCCCCCTCCGCCGCTGCCGCCCCGGCGGAGGAGACCACGGCGGCGCCGAAAGCGGCCAAGAAGGCGCTGCTGCTTCGTCACCGCGCGCTGGAACCGGGCGCGGAGCAGGAACCGCTGGTCAAGGTGGTGGACGGGCAGGTGTTGTACCTGTGCGGCGTGTGCCAGCGCTCCTACATGACTCTGTCCAGCCTGAAGCGCCACGCCAACGTCCACTCGTGGCGCCGCAAGTACCCGTGCCGCTACTGCGACAAAGTCTTCGCCTTGGCCGAGTACCGCACCAAACACGAGGTGTGGCACACCGGCGAGCGCCGCTACCAGTGCATCTTCTGCTGGGACACCTTCGTCACCTACTACAACCTCAAGACGCACCAAAAAGCCTTTCACGGCATCAGCCCGGGGCTCATCGCCTCCGAGAAGACGCCCAACGGCGGCTACCGGCCCAAACTCAACGCGCTCAAGCTCTACCGCCTGCTGCCCATGCGCTCGCACAAGCGGCCGTACAAAACCTACAGCCAAGGCGCGGTGCCCGACGGGGCGATGCTGCCGCCGGCGACGCCGGGAGAcgccgccgcggccgccgccttCCCCCCGGCGCCGCGGCCGGAACCCGCTTCGGTCATCGCCTACGGCCGCGCCGCGCCGTCGGTGATCGTccgcggcggcagcggcgcCGCCTCGGTCATCGCCTACAACGGCCGCGCGGGCGAGGAACCGCCGGGGTTGCCCGAAGGTCCGGCGGCCGCGCCGGTGACGCCGGCGGTGCCCATCAAGAAACAGGTGCTGCGCGATTACATCGAGGCGCAGCgcgcggcggccgccgccgccgaagccgccgccgcggccgccgcgccCCAAAACCCCTCCGGAGGCGGCAACGCCGGAGCCGGCACCGGAGGCGGCCGTACCATGACCTACGTGGCCAAACCGGCGTACGCCGGCTCGGCGGCGGGAGAGGGGCTGTGCCAGATCACCGTGCGGATCGGCGAGGAGGCCATCGTGAAACGCCGCATCTCCGGCACCGATCTCCGCGGCGACGGCGGCGGCGCCGAGGCGCGCCGCGGCGACGACGACAACGACAGCGACGCCGAGGACCGGCTCTGGCGGCCGTATTACTCCTACAAGGCCAAAAGGAAGGCGAGCGGCGGCGCCGCCGCGCCCGGCGCGGTTACCGGCGCCAAAAAGCCGCGTTGGCGGCGCAAGCTTCGCTCGCTGCGGCGGGGGCCGGGCGACGACGGCGACGACGAcgacggcggcggcggcgacgCGCGGCGGCGTCCGCGCCGCCGCGAGCGTCACCACCCGTGCCGGGTGTGCGGGAAGAGCTTCCCGGCTCTGCGCAAGCTGCGCAAACACCAGCGGGGACACGAGGCCGCGGCGACGCCGGGGACGTCGCCGGCGACGCCGTCGCCGCCGTCGGGCCGCGTGGGCCGGAGGCCGTCGCTGCGTTTCACCTGCCCCAGCTGCGCCAAGGTGTGCAAGACGGCGGCGGCGCTGAGCCGCCACGCTCAGCGGCACCGGCGGCGCTCGCCGGGGTCGCCGCGAGGGTCGGCGGAGGGGTCTGCGCCGGGGTCGCCGCGGGGGTCGCCGGCGCCGCCCACGGTCATCGCCTACACCCCGCCGGCCGCTGGCAAGGAGGAGACCCCCGTGGATAAAGGGGGGGTCCCGGCGTCCCCCGGCGTCGACGGCGACGACGCCGTCGGCGACGGCGACGCTTCCGGGGGGTTCCCGGTGCAGGAGCAGCCGCTGGCGTTGCTGCGtcgggctgggggaggggaTCCCGAGGACGGGGGTGGGGGGACACCAAGGGGCGATCCCCGCGTCCCCCCGGCCCCCCCCGGGTTCCCCTTGTCCTTCGGCCCCCGTTTGGTGGCCGCTTaccccttcccctttcccctccccctcgCTCTCGTCCTCCCCGACCCCGAGC cacggccccccccaaTTTTGGGTTCgctggagggggaggggagCGGCCGAGGAAAGCGGGGGGGGGCACCTGAAGGGTGGGAGGGGGCCCCAAAG CGTTTTGCACCCCCAAAGGGGCCCCTCCCCCACTACAGggacccctcccccccaccaaGAGTCGGGgggccccccccccctccccctccccacctccccccTTCGGCACCTTATCGGCATCGCAGCGACATTCCAGCAGCCCGGACCCCGGGGGGAGGGGCGAGTGTGCAAGGGGGGCCCCTGGTGCAGTTGTGA